Below is a genomic region from Thermodesulfobacteriota bacterium.
CACGGGCTGGGACACCATTCACACCTTTGTCCGCATCCCCATGGGCGCCGCCCTGGCAGCCGGCGCCGTCTGGCACCTGGACCCGGCGGTGGGCCTGGCGGCCGCCATCGTGGGCGGCGGCCTCGCCACCACCAGCCACGCCACCAAGGCTGGCAGCCGGGTGCTCATCAACACCTCGCCGGAGCCCTTCACCAACTGGGCTGCCTCCCTGGTCGAGGACCTGGCCGTGGTGGCCGGGCTGTGGACCGCTCTCCACCATCCCGGCCTCTTTCTCGCGCTTCTGGTGCTGTGTCTCCTTTGCATGGCCTGGCTTCTGCCCAGGCTCTGGCGGGGGGTGCAGAAGGTGCTCGGCACCATCGCCGCCTTCTTCGGCCGCCGGGCCCCGCCCCCGGCGTCGCCGCCCCCGGCCCCCATGGGGGACGGCATCTAGACCGCTGGCAGATGACACCGGCAACGGCGGCGCAAGGGCCCGACGGGCGGGCACCGGCAGTGGTCCTGCGCTCCGGCGGCCTGGGGGATTTCATCCTCACCCTGCCGCTCCTGGCCGCCCTGGGCCGCCGGCACCGCCAGCTGACCCTGGTCACCCGGCGCTCGTACTGGGATCTGGTGGCCGGTACCGGCCTCGCCCACCGCTTTGTCGATATCGACTCGGCCCTGGTGGCGAGCCTTCTGGCCGGGCCGACCCCGGAGCTGACCCGGCTTCTCCAGGGGGCCGACCTCTACTCCTTCCTGCCGGACGGCGATGGCGGCCTGGCCCGGGGGGCAGCGGCCTGC
It encodes:
- a CDS encoding DUF4126 domain-containing protein; protein product: MEQLHSVTQLIALTLGSAWASGINLYATILVLGVLGSRGDLVLPAGLAILTHPPVIVAAGFMYLVEFFVDKTPGVDTGWDTIHTFVRIPMGAALAAGAVWHLDPAVGLAAAIVGGGLATTSHATKAGSRVLINTSPEPFTNWAASLVEDLAVVAGLWTALHHPGLFLALLVLCLLCMAWLLPRLWRGVQKVLGTIAAFFGRRAPPPASPPPAPMGDGI